TTTGTAATTATAATTTAAATATATGAAAAATAATGATAATCAAATTTTTTTAGAAACTATAAACAGTAAAAACACAACTCTTTTATTAATTAATTATTTTGAAACTTCTGTTGATGATCAGATTATTTTTAACAGTTTTTTTAGGCAAATCAAGGTTTTAGCAGAAAATAATGTAGAAATAATTTTAAAAGTTGAAAATAATTTTATTAAAAAAGAAATCGAAGAAAAATGAATGCATTTAATTGAAAGAGCAGTGTTTGAGGTTACTGGAATTAAGAAAATAATTTCTTTAACCATTTCTGATAATTTAGAATTACCAAAACCTTCTGAAAATGCAAAAGTTTCTAAAATCGAAGATTATTCTCTTGAAATAGCACAAAAGTCTTCAGAAAATAAAGAAAAAATTAAATTTAACAACATTTTAACTAATAAGTATAATTTTGGAAATTTCGTTCTTACCAACTTTAACAAAAACATAATCAAAGCTTACGAAAATATTATAAATGCCGAAAGCATTATTTATTCACCTTTGTTTTTATACGGTTCTTCCGGAATAGGTAAAACTCATTTTTTACACGCTATAGGAAGTGAATTTATTAAAAGAAAAAAAACTGTTTATTATATTCACTCAAGTGCTTTTACAACCTTAATTACAAACTGAATGATTAAGAAGGAAAATATAGATATTAATCATTTTGTTGAGACTGTTTGTTTAGCAGATGTTTTGTTATTTGATGAGATACAATTACTTGCCAATAAAACTTCAACAATGAGTGTTTTACTTCAAATTGTGAACAATTTTATAGAAAATGACAAGCAAATTATCATTACTTCAGACAAGTCACCAGATGTTTTAGGAGGTTTTGAAGAAAGATTTATTACACGCTTTAATTCTGGTTTAATTTTAGAATTTTCTAAACCAACTAAAGAAGATTTTTTAAAGCTTTTGAAATACAAATTAGAAATTCAAGGTATAAATCCTGAAAGTTTTCAGAAAGATGCTTTAGAATTTTTGGTTTACAATAAAAAATCAGTTAGAGAAATTGAAGGAGTAGTTAATAGAATTAAGTTCTTTTCAGAAGGTGAAAATATTACTGATTTTAATTTAGAATTAATCGAAAGAATTTTTAAAGGTATTATAAAAAATAAAGAAAACTTAACTCATAATAAAATAATCGAAGAAGTTGCTAACTACTATAACATAGATAAAGAAGATATTACTGGTACTACAAGAAAAAAAGAAGTGGTTATTGCAAGAGATATTTCTATTTGATTTGTTAAAAACTTGTTAGATCTAACATTAAAGAGCATTGGTCAAATTTTCGGAGACAAAGATCATTCAACAATTATTGCAGTTGTTAACAAAATTAATGTTAAAAAAGAGAAAGATCCAACAGTTAAATATGCGATTGAGAAAATAAATGAAAAAATTAGTAAGTTTTTATAACATTAAATTTTAAAATTGTTAATTATTAAAAGCTTTAAAAATCCTTCATTTTTCTTCTTATTTTAGAGTTTTTAACATTTTAACATCTTTATTATTGTTGTTTTTAAATAATGTAATATAAAATAAATAATTAATTAAAGGAAAATCATGAAATTTATAATCGAAAAAAATAAAATAGAAAAATTTGTTGATAGAAATTTAATGGCTGTTTCAAATTCTAGTGGGTATTCTGCTCTTGGTGGATTGTTATTTGAATTAAATAGAGAAGGGCTTTTAATAATTTCAACTGATCAAGAATTATCAATTAAAAGCTTTATTGACTACTCAGAATTTATAGAAATCAACAGTTTAGGTCGTATCCTTGTTAACGCTCATATGTTAAAAAATATTTTAAAGAAATTAAAAAACAATATTTCTTTCGAAGTAGTAGAAAACAATTTGTTTTTAAGATCAGGATTAGATGAATTTTCATTGAAATTAAATGATGTTAATGAGTTTCCTGAAATAGATTTTAGAAATCAAGGAGATAAATTAACAATCCAAGCAAATCATTTAAGAGAAGCGATAAAAAACACTATTTTTGCTTGTTATCAATCAAAAGAAACTGCAAGAGAAAAAAATTCATATATTTTATACTCCTGCTTGAATTTAAGAGCTAGAGACGGTTATTTAGATGTTATAGCTTCAGATCGTATTAGAATTGCTTTTGAAACTGTGCCAATTGAAAAATTTATAGATTTAAACATCGCGGTTAAAAATAAGAATCTAAAAGACTTTATTTTAGAAGAAATAAAAGAAGAAATTGATATTTATGTAACAAATTCAAAAATTAGTTATACTTATGATAACACAACAATTCAAGCGGTACTTTTTGTAGAAGAGTACAAAAATTTAAAATCTGTATTCCCAAAAAGTGAAGAACTTGAACATTATTTTCAAATAGAAAAGAAAGAGTTGCTTGAAATTACTTCAAAAGCAACTATAATTTCTACTTCTGAAAAAAACAACTCAATTATTTTTAATGTATCAAAACAAGAATTATCTGTAAAATTTAACGAAGATGAAAAAGGTAATTCAACAATAAAAACTAAGAATTTTTCTTACCAAGGAGACGGTTTTGTTTTCAAAGTAAATTATAAATATCTAAAAGATGCAATTAGTGTTTTTGAAGATAAAATTAATTTCTTTATTTCAAAAAACAAAACAAAATTACTTATAAATTCTCAGTCAAACAAAAATAATAAACAAATTATCGGATTGATTCAAATTTAAAACAAGGAAATAATGATAATCAGAATTAAAGGTGAAAGTATCAAGATGAGTCAATTTTTAAAAAAAATTGATATTGTTGATTCAGGTGGTCAAAGTAAATATTTTTTATTAAAAAATGAAGTAAAAGTCAATGGAGTAGTAACTAAAGCGAAGGGAAGAAATTTGTATCCTGGCGACGTAGTTGAATTATTGAATAGAATTTTTAAAATAGAAAAAGAAGAGAAAGTATAGAAAATGAAGAAAAAACAACGATATTTTGATGCGATAGTTGTAGGTGGAGGACATGCGGGAATTGAAGCGGTTTACGCCCTTTCTAAAGCTCAAAATTTAAATGTTGCATTAGTTACTCTAAATAAAAATAAATTAGCTTCTATGCCTTGTAATCCTTCGATAGGAGGACCTGCTAAAGGAATAATCACAAGAGAAATCGATGCTCTTGGAGGTGTGCAAGGTTATTTTTCTGATTTAGCAATGATACAAGTTAAGTATCTAAATGAATCAAAAGGTCCAGCAGTTAAAGCTATAAGGGCACAAATCGATAAAGAAAAATACTCTAAAATTATTCTTAAAGATATAAAGAAAAAAGAAAATATTACTTTAATAGAAGATTTAGTTACTGAACTAAAAATCGAAAACAAGAGTGTTGTAGGAATTTATTTAGAGAAGTTAGGTTTAATAAAAACAAAAGCTTTGATTATTACAACAGGAACTTACTTAGATTCTAAAATTTTAAGAGGTGAAGAAGCTTATAAATCAGGTCCTGATAATGAAAGAACTTCAAATTTACTTTCTGATAATTTAAAAAAATTAGGTTTTGAACTTCAAAGATTAAAAACTGGAACTCCGCCAAGAATTTATTCTGATTCGATTGATTTTTCACAAGTGGAAAAAGAATTTTTACCTTTAGTAAATATTAATTTTTCTTCAAAAACGAAGAAAAATATTAAAAAACAAATTTCTTGTTACTTAACTTATACAAACGAAGAAACTCATAAAATAATTAATGAAAATTTAAATAGATCTTCAATGTATTCTGGTGCAATTAATGGAATTGGTCCAAGGTATTGCCCTTCAATAGAGGATAAAATTGTAAGATTTAACACAAAAGAAAGACACCAAATTTTCTTCGAACCAGAAACAAAAAAACAAGACATTATGTATATCAATGGTATGTCAACTTCGATGCCAGTTGATGTACAAGACAAGTTGATTAGAACTATTCCTGGACTTAAAAATGCAAAAGTAGCGAAATGGGGTTATGCTATTGAATATGACGCATTAAATCCTTTAGAATTGAAGAGAAGTTTAGAATCTAAAAGAATCAAAAACCTTTATTTTGCTGGTCAAATTAACGGAACTAGTGGTTACGAAGAAGCGGCAGCTCAAGGTCTAATCGCAGGTATAAATGCTAAAGAAAAGCTTCTAAAAAGAAGACCAATTGAGATTTTGAGAAATGATGGATATATCGGAGTTTTGATTGATGATTTAGTAACAAAAGGTACTAAAGAACCTTACAGAATGTTAACTTCTAGAGCTGAATACAGATTAATTCTAAGAAATGATAATGCAGATATTAGAATGGCTAAATATGCAAAAAAGACTGAGATGATTTCTACCGAAGAATATAATCAAGTTGTTGAAAAATATAGACAAATCGACAAAATGATAGATAAATTATCTAAAGAATTTATCTCTCCTAAAGACAAATTGGGTCAAAAATATCAAGTAACTGATGGAACTTCTAAACTTAAATTAATTTCTAGACCAAATGTTGATTATAAAGATGTTTTACCTGATTTTGAATACGCTTATGAACTCACAGTTATAGCTAGATTAGAAGGTTATATAAGAAAACAAAATAATGATGCTCAAAAAATGATTAGACTTGAGAAATTAAAAATACCTTCAAATATCAAGTATGAGAAAGTCAATAATCTCTCTTCCGAAGCTTTGGATAAATTAATAAAAGTAAGACCAAATACGATAGGACAAGCATCAAGAATTTCGGGTGTTAATCCAGCTGATATTCAAATGTTGTTGTTTTATTTAAAAGTTGAAAAAGATAGAGAATTACAGGCAAAAAATATAAATTAATTATGAAGATAACGTTAATTGATTTTAATTCAGATGAAGAAGATTTGAAAAAGATTTACTCAAAATTTGTAAAACGAATAGAATTTTTTGCATCAATTAATTTTGTTATATTAAAAGAAAAACAAGAAACTAATATAACAAAAAAGAAAGAATTAGAAACTTTAGAAATAATAAAAAATATTCCGAAAAATTCAAAAGTTGTTCTTTTTTCTATACAATCTAAACAATTAGACTCAATTGAATTTTCAAAAACAATAACAAATGAAGCAAATTTAACTCTAATTATTGGCGCTTCAAATGGTGTTGATGAAAAACTTTTAGAAGAAAAAATAAATAATTTAGAAAAAATAAGTTTTTCTAAATTAACTTTTCCACATAAAATATTTAAATTATTAGTATTAGAACAAATTTATAGAGCTTTTAGTATTAAAAATAATCAAAAATACCACAAGTAAAGGAAGTATATGAAATTAGGTACATATAAAAAAATTGAAACAGCAATAGAGGAACACAAAAATATTTTTATTTTTCATCACACTAGACCTGATGGAGATTGTCTAGGTTCACAATTTGGATTAGGTTTAGCAATTCGTAAAAGATTTAAAAATAAAAAAGTTTTCTTTATTGGAGATGCTACAGGAGTTTTAGAATTTATGGATTTTAACTTCATAAATGAAGACGAAATAAAAGAAAATGACTTTGAAGACTCTTTAGCAATTATTGTTGATACAACAGGTCCAGAAAGAGTAGAAAAAAACTTTTTACTAGCAGAAAACAAATTTAAATGCACAGCTAGAATAGATCATCATCCTCTTGATTCTTCTTTTGAATTTGATCATATTTGAGTTGATTCTTCATTTTCTGCAGCTGCTGAAATGATTGGTTATTTTTTACTAAAAAATAAATGAGAAATTGATGAAGAAATTGCTTCATATGTTTATTTAGGAATATATACAGATTCTAATAGATTCTTCTTTCCTTCAACTACTGCAAGAACTTTTGAGGTTGCTTCATTTTTATTTCATACAAATTTTGACTTCAATAAAATTCACTTAGCACTTTCAAAAAGAGAAGAAAATGAAGTAGCTTTTGTTGCTCATGTCCTTTCAAATTATAAAAAAGAAGGAAAAGTTATTTACTTTCACGTCACACAAAAAATAAGAGAAAAATTCAACTTAACAAAAGAACAAGCAACAGCAGTAAATATTCTTTCTAATATAGGTGATAACAGAGTGTGAATTTTCTTTGTAGATGAAGAAAAAATAATAAGAGTAAGACTCCGTTCAAATGGACCTGTAATTAATACATTAGCAAATAAATATCAGGGAGGCGGTCACCAATTAGCTGCTGGAGCAAATTTACATCACAAAGAACAAATTAAAGAATTAGTTGAAGAAGCAGTGAAAATAGTGGAAGAATTTGAAACTAATGAAAATAGGTAGCAAAAAGAAGACTCTTGAGTTAATTGAACAGTTTGATTCTATTGTTATTTTTCATCACATTAGACCGGATGGTGATTGTCTCGGTTCACAATTCGGATTGCAAGAACTAATCAAATTAAATTATCCTAATAAACAAGTTTTTGCAGTTGGAGATTCTAAAAATTCCTTCAAATTCCTTGATTTACAACATGACAGTATTCCTTCTAAAGAAATTTTAGAAAATTCACTAGCAATAATAGTAGATGCGAATTTTAAAGAAAGAATTGAGTTTGCTTATTTGTTAAATGACTATAAATTTAAAGCTATTTTACGAATTGATCACCATCCAAATGAAGATGATTTAAATGCAACACATAGATGAGTGGATTCTTCCTATATCGCTAGTGCAGAACAAATTGCGGATTTAGCAAAATATGCAAAATGACAAGTAAATCAAAGAGCAGCTAATTTAATTTATTTAGGAATTTACACAGATTCAGGAAGATTTTTATTTTCAAATACTTCTTCTAGAACTTTAGAACTAAGTGCGATGTTGTGAAAAAAAGGTGCTGACAAAAAATTAATTCATACTAAATTGAGTGCAAAATCATTAAGTGAAATTGAATTCGAAACTTATGTTTATTCTAAGATTCAAAAAACAAAAAATGTTATTTATTTTGTTTTAAATCAAGAAGAATTAAAGAAATTAAATAAAACTTCAAATAGTGCTTCAAGACCTAATCTTATAGCGAATATTGATGAATATAAAATTTGAATTTCCTTTGTACAAGAAGAAAATACAAATTGAAGAGTTGAATTTAGGTCTAATGGACCGATAGTTAGAAATGTAGCTATTAAATGAAATGGTGGAGGACACGAACTAGCTTCAGGAGCGATTATTTTTGATGAAGCAAACATTAAAAAAGTTGTAAAAGATTGCCAAGAAGAATATGAAAATTGAAAGGTCAATAATTAATTTTTTAAATACTTGCTTTAGAAATATGAGCAAGTATTTAAAAAATTAATAAATTTTAGATTATGAATTCTAAACAAGATTCTGATTATTTTATAAAAGAATACTGAAATTTTATTGAAAAACTAAATCGACCAATTTTGCCATTTAACAAACTAGAAATAAAAAAATATGTAAATAATTATCAAATCTTTCTTAAAAATAACTTAATTAAAATTTGGTTTTATCATCGACATCATATTGACGAAATTAATATTTCAGGAGCGATTTTAAAAAATAATAAACAAGCTTATAAAGAAGGAAAGGCAATCTTGGTTAATTATAAAGAACATGCTTTCTTACATTATTTAATTGTTTGTGCACAAACAACATCACCTAATTTTGGTTTTTTATCAATGATAGATTTTGAAACTTGAGATGAAATTGCAAGAGAATTTTGTAAACAACATAATATAAAATATATTGAAAACTGAAGAAGTTTTTTAAATTAACTTATAACAAATTATTTTATTATTTTGTTTTTATATTGAATTTATAAATTAAAACAAAAACAAAAACAAAAAAAATAAAGTAAAAATCCTTTTAATATTAAATAATAAAAAATCAACACAAATTTAAAATTGTGTTGATTTTTTAAAAAATATCTCTTTCTATTGTTTATTCTTTTCTCACTGTCTGTATTCAAGTTCATTAATAGATGAAACAGTAGATTCTATAGATTCAATATAATTAATAATACTTTCTTTATGTTTTTTTCTAAAAAATAAAGGAAATCCTCTTGCATACAACTCAAGTTCTCCTACTGAATCACTTAATTGAGTAGTTTCTTGTCTTATTTTTTGAAACATTGCTAAATCATTTATTCCAACGCTTGTATTAATTAAGTTTAATGATTCAACTAGTTCTGAAACTCTTTGCTCATTTGTAGCATCAAAAGAATTTAAAAATTTTTGTGAACGTTCTTTATTGATTTTTACTCTAATATAAGCACCAAAAGCAAGAGCATCTAAAATTAATGCAATTATAAGAAAGGCTACTCAAGTATTACTTCCTCAATCCTTTGAGACACCAACAAACAATAAAATTCACATAAGTAAAGAAAGAAGAACTGTTGTAATTCAAAAAATAAAAGTCTTTTCAACAGTTTTGAATTTTTTAACCTCTTCTTTCATAACGGATAAAAAAGAAGAGTAATCTTGAGTAATTACTTTAAAATTATCATTCATAATATTTTATTTTACTTTTTTTTTTTTTTACAAAGCCAAAAAGTAATTTTATACACAGATATAAAAGAAAAGAGTAAAATTAAACTACTATGAAAAACATTAATAAAGAACTTGATATAGCAATTTTAGGGTCAGGACCAGGAGGTTATTCACTAGCTTTAATTCTTGCTAAAAATAATAAAAAAGTAGTTATTTTTGAGAAAAAAGATTTAGGCGGAACCTGTGTAAATGAAGGTTGTATCCCTACTAAAACTTTAATAAAATCTGCAAGAGTATTAGAAGAAGTTTTTAACTCTTCTAAGTTTGGAATCCATGCAAAGGAAAAGCACTTTAATTTTAAACAAATACAAGAAAGAAGAAAGGAAAATAAAGAAAAATTAAACAAAGCTATCTTAAATAATTTAACAAATGCAGGTGTAGAAATAGTATTTGGTGAGGCAACAATAGTTGATGAAAATACTGCTGTAGTAAATGAAGAAAAATATAGTTTTAATCAATTAGTTTTAGCTACAGGTTCTTCATCTAGAAAAATTAAAATAGAAAATCAAGAAGTTGTAGAAAAAGAAGGAAATTTACTTTATTCCACAGAACTTTTAAATATAAAAAAAGTGCCAGAAAAATTAGTTATAGTAGGTGGAGGTGCAATTTCCTTAGAGTTTGCATATTTATTTTCAACTTTAGGTTCTGAAGTTTCGATTATAGAAACAAAAGAATTTTTAGGTAATTTCGATTCTAAAATACAAACAAATTTAAAAGAATATTTTCAACAAAAAGGAATTAAAATTTTCGAACACTCAAAAGTAGTTGAATTTATAAGTTCAAATACAATTTTGATAGAAAATGAAGAAAAAATCGAAATAGATTTTTCTAAAGTATTATTAGCAGTGGGTAGAGTAGCGAATATAGAATCTTTTACTAATTTGAACTTAGAATTGAATCCTAATTCTTCTGTAAAAGTAGATAAAACAAGTAAAA
This Mycoplasma sp. 1654_15 DNA region includes the following protein-coding sequences:
- the dnaA gene encoding chromosomal replication initiator protein DnaA, translating into MKNNDNQIFLETINSKNTTLLLINYFETSVDDQIIFNSFFRQIKVLAENNVEIILKVENNFIKKEIEEKWMHLIERAVFEVTGIKKIISLTISDNLELPKPSENAKVSKIEDYSLEIAQKSSENKEKIKFNNILTNKYNFGNFVLTNFNKNIIKAYENIINAESIIYSPLFLYGSSGIGKTHFLHAIGSEFIKRKKTVYYIHSSAFTTLITNWMIKKENIDINHFVETVCLADVLLFDEIQLLANKTSTMSVLLQIVNNFIENDKQIIITSDKSPDVLGGFEERFITRFNSGLILEFSKPTKEDFLKLLKYKLEIQGINPESFQKDALEFLVYNKKSVREIEGVVNRIKFFSEGENITDFNLELIERIFKGIIKNKENLTHNKIIEEVANYYNIDKEDITGTTRKKEVVIARDISIWFVKNLLDLTLKSIGQIFGDKDHSTIIAVVNKINVKKEKDPTVKYAIEKINEKISKFL
- a CDS encoding DNA polymerase III subunit beta codes for the protein MKFIIEKNKIEKFVDRNLMAVSNSSGYSALGGLLFELNREGLLIISTDQELSIKSFIDYSEFIEINSLGRILVNAHMLKNILKKLKNNISFEVVENNLFLRSGLDEFSLKLNDVNEFPEIDFRNQGDKLTIQANHLREAIKNTIFACYQSKETAREKNSYILYSCLNLRARDGYLDVIASDRIRIAFETVPIEKFIDLNIAVKNKNLKDFILEEIKEEIDIYVTNSKISYTYDNTTIQAVLFVEEYKNLKSVFPKSEELEHYFQIEKKELLEITSKATIISTSEKNNSIIFNVSKQELSVKFNEDEKGNSTIKTKNFSYQGDGFVFKVNYKYLKDAISVFEDKINFFISKNKTKLLINSQSNKNNKQIIGLIQI
- a CDS encoding RNA-binding S4 domain-containing protein — encoded protein: MIIRIKGESIKMSQFLKKIDIVDSGGQSKYFLLKNEVKVNGVVTKAKGRNLYPGDVVELLNRIFKIEKEEKV
- the mnmG gene encoding tRNA uridine-5-carboxymethylaminomethyl(34) synthesis enzyme MnmG, yielding MKKKQRYFDAIVVGGGHAGIEAVYALSKAQNLNVALVTLNKNKLASMPCNPSIGGPAKGIITREIDALGGVQGYFSDLAMIQVKYLNESKGPAVKAIRAQIDKEKYSKIILKDIKKKENITLIEDLVTELKIENKSVVGIYLEKLGLIKTKALIITTGTYLDSKILRGEEAYKSGPDNERTSNLLSDNLKKLGFELQRLKTGTPPRIYSDSIDFSQVEKEFLPLVNINFSSKTKKNIKKQISCYLTYTNEETHKIINENLNRSSMYSGAINGIGPRYCPSIEDKIVRFNTKERHQIFFEPETKKQDIMYINGMSTSMPVDVQDKLIRTIPGLKNAKVAKWGYAIEYDALNPLELKRSLESKRIKNLYFAGQINGTSGYEEAAAQGLIAGINAKEKLLKRRPIEILRNDGYIGVLIDDLVTKGTKEPYRMLTSRAEYRLILRNDNADIRMAKYAKKTEMISTEEYNQVVEKYRQIDKMIDKLSKEFISPKDKLGQKYQVTDGTSKLKLISRPNVDYKDVLPDFEYAYELTVIARLEGYIRKQNNDAQKMIRLEKLKIPSNIKYEKVNNLSSEALDKLIKVRPNTIGQASRISGVNPADIQMLLFYLKVEKDRELQAKNIN
- a CDS encoding 23S rRNA (pseudouridine(1915)-N(3))-methyltransferase RlmH; amino-acid sequence: MKITLIDFNSDEEDLKKIYSKFVKRIEFFASINFVILKEKQETNITKKKELETLEIIKNIPKNSKVVLFSIQSKQLDSIEFSKTITNEANLTLIIGASNGVDEKLLEEKINNLEKISFSKLTFPHKIFKLLVLEQIYRAFSIKNNQKYHK
- a CDS encoding DHH family phosphoesterase, with protein sequence MKLGTYKKIETAIEEHKNIFIFHHTRPDGDCLGSQFGLGLAIRKRFKNKKVFFIGDATGVLEFMDFNFINEDEIKENDFEDSLAIIVDTTGPERVEKNFLLAENKFKCTARIDHHPLDSSFEFDHIWVDSSFSAAAEMIGYFLLKNKWEIDEEIASYVYLGIYTDSNRFFFPSTTARTFEVASFLFHTNFDFNKIHLALSKREENEVAFVAHVLSNYKKEGKVIYFHVTQKIREKFNLTKEQATAVNILSNIGDNRVWIFFVDEEKIIRVRLRSNGPVINTLANKYQGGGHQLAAGANLHHKEQIKELVEEAVKIVEEFETNENR
- a CDS encoding DHH family phosphoesterase, translating into MKIGSKKKTLELIEQFDSIVIFHHIRPDGDCLGSQFGLQELIKLNYPNKQVFAVGDSKNSFKFLDLQHDSIPSKEILENSLAIIVDANFKERIEFAYLLNDYKFKAILRIDHHPNEDDLNATHRWVDSSYIASAEQIADLAKYAKWQVNQRAANLIYLGIYTDSGRFLFSNTSSRTLELSAMLWKKGADKKLIHTKLSAKSLSEIEFETYVYSKIQKTKNVIYFVLNQEELKKLNKTSNSASRPNLIANIDEYKIWISFVQEENTNWRVEFRSNGPIVRNVAIKWNGGGHELASGAIIFDEANIKKVVKDCQEEYENWKVNN
- a CDS encoding dihydrolipoyl dehydrogenase; amino-acid sequence: MKNINKELDIAILGSGPGGYSLALILAKNNKKVVIFEKKDLGGTCVNEGCIPTKTLIKSARVLEEVFNSSKFGIHAKEKHFNFKQIQERRKENKEKLNKAILNNLTNAGVEIVFGEATIVDENTAVVNEEKYSFNQLVLATGSSSRKIKIENQEVVEKEGNLLYSTELLNIKKVPEKLVIVGGGAISLEFAYLFSTLGSEVSIIETKEFLGNFDSKIQTNLKEYFQQKGIKIFEHSKVVEFISSNTILIENEEKIEIDFSKVLLAVGRVANIESFTNLNLELNPNSSVKVDKTSKTSLDNVYAIGDVTGSMMLSSIAYKQGDLVAKNILGFENEEFLDISTTPWAIYLNQDIAGVGQTDKQLQNAGIEFETIEIPASSLPRAHADNLDKQFSFLRLHLEKQTGKILGCFMFLEDASNLINIIALAIKNNLTILDLQKSTYTHPTLSEAIYYVSRNFVFKK